From a single Nostoc edaphicum CCNP1411 genomic region:
- a CDS encoding alpha/beta hydrolase has product MHFNFLGLRRILVLVGTTCLLFLSTPAFAAEQIVLKYGVFRESLSVEELSTFAQTGQLSRSLRVNLALARQDPKATRQYLTEPVKINPVFLDRVLNSQIGNIFLDKISQVIYTPSRRADRQALRAALVLSASQDGQVSLIEIIKNYPTNEVEVDGNRLESAYRQLRRLQTSLQDLLNF; this is encoded by the coding sequence ATGCACTTTAATTTTTTGGGGCTGCGTCGCATTTTAGTTTTAGTAGGCACTACCTGTCTTCTCTTTTTGTCCACTCCTGCCTTTGCTGCGGAACAAATAGTGCTGAAGTATGGCGTCTTCCGTGAATCACTTTCTGTAGAGGAACTATCCACCTTTGCCCAAACTGGTCAACTCTCACGTTCATTAAGAGTCAATTTAGCTTTGGCGCGACAAGATCCCAAAGCTACTCGTCAGTATTTAACGGAGCCAGTGAAGATAAACCCTGTTTTTCTAGATAGAGTGCTAAATAGTCAGATTGGTAATATTTTTTTGGATAAAATTAGTCAAGTTATTTATACACCGTCTCGGAGAGCAGACCGACAGGCTTTACGAGCCGCATTGGTACTTTCTGCGAGTCAAGACGGGCAAGTGTCGCTGATTGAAATTATTAAGAATTATCCCACAAATGAAGTTGAAGTTGATGGCAATCGCTTGGAGAGTGCATACCGTCAACTCCGTCGCTTGCAAACAAGCCTACAAGATTTACTTAATTTTTAG